A single region of the Nicotiana sylvestris chromosome 6, ASM39365v2, whole genome shotgun sequence genome encodes:
- the LOC138871814 gene encoding uncharacterized protein produces MYVAECWPVKNSHIQKMKVAEMMMLRWMCGNTRMDKIRNDDIWEEVHVAPIDDKMQEARLRWFGHVQRRSPDAPVRRCEQLVVEGTIIGRGRLKKYWGELIRQDMARLQISENMTLDRKLWRSSITVVG; encoded by the coding sequence atgtatgtggctgagtgttggcctgttaagaactcacatatccaaaagatgaaagtagcagaaatgatgatgttgaggtggatgtgcgggaaCACTAGGATGGACAAGATTAGAAATGATGATATTTGGGAGGAGGTGcatgtggctcccattgatgacaagatgcaggaagcgaggctcagatggttcggacatgtacagaggagaagcccagatgctccagtaaggaggtgtgagcaactggttgtggagggcacgatAATAGGTAGAGGGCGacttaagaagtattggggagaactgatcaggcaggatatggcgaggcttcaaATTTCCGAgaacatgacacttgataggaagttgtggaggtcaagtattacggttgtaggctag